The following proteins are co-located in the Acidimicrobiales bacterium genome:
- a CDS encoding NAD(P)H-dependent oxidoreductase subunit E has product MARLSDENLVVAREIISRYPRPKSALIPLLHLAQEQDGWVTDEAMAHIAELVGVTSAEVLGTCSFYEMFKRHPVGRYQVNICHGIACHLLGADDLIHHAEQSLGVREGGTTPDGAITMEGVECIAACTEAPCLQVNYRYEYRVTNDDFDGLVDDLREGRRPEIPPHGTLARVRQHIPAASAAGNADPDSGSEPAWLASPGGDE; this is encoded by the coding sequence ATGGCGCGTCTGTCCGACGAGAACCTCGTCGTCGCGCGTGAGATCATCTCGCGCTATCCGCGGCCCAAGTCGGCGCTGATCCCCCTTCTGCACCTCGCCCAGGAACAGGACGGCTGGGTGACCGATGAGGCGATGGCCCACATCGCCGAGCTCGTCGGTGTCACCTCCGCCGAGGTCCTCGGTACCTGCTCGTTCTATGAGATGTTCAAGCGGCACCCGGTGGGTCGCTACCAGGTCAACATCTGTCACGGCATCGCCTGCCACCTGTTGGGTGCCGACGATCTCATCCACCACGCCGAGCAGTCGCTCGGGGTGCGCGAAGGCGGCACCACCCCCGACGGCGCCATCACGATGGAAGGCGTCGAGTGCATCGCAGCGTGCACCGAGGCACCGTGCCTACAGGTGAACTACCGCTACGAGTACCGGGTGACCAACGACGACTTCGACGGCCTCGTCGACGATCTCCGTGAGGGGCGTCGGCCCGAGATTCCCCCGCACGGGACACTGGCCAGGGTGCGCCAGCACATCCCGGCCGCGTCGGCAGCGGGCAACGCCGATCCCGACTCCGGCTCCGAGCCCGCATGGCTCGCCTCGCCCGGAGGTGACGAATGA